The following proteins are co-located in the Macadamia integrifolia cultivar HAES 741 chromosome 3, SCU_Mint_v3, whole genome shotgun sequence genome:
- the LOC122074751 gene encoding alcohol acyltransferase 9-like: protein MFESSEIPDSYYKNEPSLVRPGNPTPSRTLYLSNLDDQKFLRFSIKYIYLYKKSVSIESLKSSLSKVLVHYYPLAGRLRTSAEDEGKLEVDCNGEGALFAEAFMDFTVDEFLEVSMRPNRSWRKLLYKVDARNFLDIPPLVIQVTHLNGGGMILCTAINHCLCDGIGTSQFLKAWAHLTSKSDDILPISPFHDRHVLKPSSIPKITFTHPEYTNTTTPHHEGINGIHFLDQMLKSQSLVPVSLTFKPSHILNLRRHCVPSLKCTSFEALASHTWRSWIRSLSLPESLKVKLLFSVNVRMTMKPELPSGYYGNGFVLGCAETTVKDLVGSNKNIRHGVKLVQEAKAVITEDYVRSMIDYLEERRVKPDLSMSLVISQWAKLGLEDLDFGEGKPMHMGPLASEIYCLFLPVAGDLDGIRVLMSVPEKIAEKFEYYMKDFMGREEKEEAKEWHREDIQTF, encoded by the exons ATGTTTGAATCTTCAGAAATCCCAGACTCTTATTATAAAAACGAGCCCAGCTTAGTCCGCCCAGGGAACCCAACCCCCAGTCGTACTCTTTATCTCTCCAACCTCGATGACCAGAAGTTTCTGCGATTCTCCATTAAATATATCTATCTCTATAAGAAATCAGTAAGCATAGAAAGCTTGAAATCTTCATTGTCAAAGGTTCTTGTTCATTACTATCCTTTAGCAGGAAGGTTAAGAACTAGTGCAGAAGATGAAGGGAAACTTGAGGTTGATTGTAATGGAGAAGGTGCTCTGTTTGCTGAAGCTTTCATGGATTTCACAGTTGACGAATTTCTCGAAGTTTCCATGCGTCCAAACAGGTCTTGGCGGAAGCTCTTGTATAAGGTGGACGCCCGTAACTTCTTGGATATCCCTCCTCTCGTAATTCAG GTGACACATCTTAATGGCGGAGGAATGATCCTATGCACCGCAATCAATCACTGCTTGTGTGATGGTATCGGTACATCTCAATTTTTGAAAGCTTGGGCCCACCTCACTTCAAAGTCTGATGATATCCTCCCCATCTCACCATTTCACGATCGCCACGTCTTGAAACCAAGCAGCATTCCCAAGATAACCTTCACACACCCAGAATACACCAACACTACCACACCTCATCATGAGGGTATTAATGGGATTCACTTCCTAGATCAGATGCTCAAATCCCAGTCACTCGTCCCTGTAAGCTTAACCTTCAAACCTTCTCATATACTTAACCTCAGAAGACACTGTGTGCCGTCGCTAAAATGCACCTCCTTCGAAGCGTTAGCGTCGCACACGTGGCGATCTTGGATCAGGTCGCTAAGCCTGCCGGAGTCTCTGAAGGTGAAGCTTCTATTTTCCGTGAACGTGAGGATGACGATGAAACCAGAGCTCCCAAGTGGATATTACGGGAATGGGTTCGTGCTAGGATGCGCCGAGACAACAGTGAAGGACTTGGTAGGTTCAAACAAGAATATTCGCCACGGGGTGAAGCTAGTCCAAGAGGCTAAGGCAGTTATAACGGAAGATTACGTAAGGTCCATGATAGATTATCTGGAAGAGAGACGTGTGAAACCGGACTTATCGATGAGCTTAGTGATATCTCAGTGGGCGAAATTGGGTTTAGAGGATTTGGATTTTGGCGAAGGGAAGCCTATGCATATGGGTCCTTTAGCTAGTGAGATTTATTGTCTTTTCCTGCCGGTCGCCGGAGACTTGGACGGGATTCGTGTGTTGATGTCGGTGCCGGAGAAGATTGCAGAGAAATTTGAGTATTACATGAAGGATTTCATgggtagagaagagaaggaagaagctAAGGAGTGGCACAGAGAAGACATTCAAACTTTCTAG